In a genomic window of Passer domesticus isolate bPasDom1 chromosome 3, bPasDom1.hap1, whole genome shotgun sequence:
- the AKAP12 gene encoding A-kinase anchor protein 12 isoform X2: MLGTVTMAVGQTEHSSVTVKEDSETMETNPSDSGTKDGVDAEKEDAHSIKQLPALEEVAEDQVAEPQSYDLGFKKVFKFVGFRFTVKKEKTGKSEPVQLLTVKKETQVPEGADDQKEVASEETAVPEDVPSAEDNTKDTLKNEKTDDESPKIPEATEICSQPVALATETASPLRKLFTQGWTGFRKKKSFRKPKEDEQQSPVKEEEKEKEETTLTTEISEKEEKPESEKQDEERSVTAVTVEAHEKEQTEGEMQESEKAATGVEGSEKKEADKHDEQGQKEDQAAAAVKESAEGKKDDQERKVVEVPENLGEEEEKTEEGEKEGEVTEKLLKTKSVVPLVTDSVNGELTTSSEGLPVGEKLESMENHERDDRTEIASEETCETGSVAMEISSDQLRKSEGREGSKHALLGKETLDEKTEEAELKMSPTADDVAQGETLDRTTEKKESKEHETKSSLSAPESKSFSTSEQSVDTEDNQQSVKPAAEGLQGKPGTDTTDSVKPDETTMEVTSEEAAGKRPPEGITNEAELLSSQEKTKLQGSPLKKLFTGTGLKKLSGKKQKGKREESKLGEQGEPIQHLSDSPDSPEEQKGESSASSPEEMNEIPSLEKSEDGMQGTESEDATIPDVERKRETVTPWASFKKMVTPKKRVRRPSESDKEEEIDKTKTVAVSATENVVDENQGEIQENGIDQKPEKIAEEPKRKVDTSVSWETFICVGSSKKRARKSSSSDEESQKVEESGQSKETATDAVLTSSQESDQGQGNSSPEQAGSPSESEGISTWESFKRLVTPRRRSKTRMEERSEDSVVGSSLEHSTSDGEPGKDESWVPFRKLMPGRRKKKSDGKPEPAHLKQAREDMAETAEEDSDVPAVVPLSEYEAAEQEKMEAQRAKDAEAMREQTSEEERAEKLEETLRMGQGSEGLVHAVAVTIVEEERAVSSIEERSPSWISAALTECIEQVREEEEKETQKTAEPCVTVEDAVVAAETVPETRKDASDDTTASELELTSEAVTALETAEPSCAEETMEVSLAEETTEMVSAVSQLETPDTTEEATPVQEVEATEQNLKELDKQTQKVLHEVAERVKSDVTQLVSERAVTETIITAVQGLESEVKGGAKDGNVASQETILLEQSLEKEHKEDGPQQSAGSIQGQKRVEESVLPEGSEKSEVPSVMEESTDGCQGCVEDHKEVNEVQRTTEETLSHDKEFHSVKATTPKEELFAIQEPSEQEKLPVTEDDTRDECAPEGKPAVQDKTEDETSSLRLTAEKHEGEGRTLTVGPECTEAVVTVVPVKTEKQDGIPDSEEQVCTKGVPSRTPALGEEDDAVHNGVKSTEVTVPEVLLESKGKTSALPSKTVGSEAAADAEQSMSNGSDRDIAAKDSVPVIEPQCGDKTTETLSKSDEAKGGEVEGAVVKSETRLESTSIVAEAPVQIKADGASNLASTCPEIVENGSAVITDKSPQKCETPSSLAGEETVGKGQELEETLNCQGFQKEDKKNEQLLDGAKEVFEHGKQEAVRHDECSTAVQQEEGSGSAFPQALKAPVPPAAAAGGEHVVAETVTRADVTAKTVQPLATTPEQMASEEVPVSNTDCSGCGTAELGSVEAPQPRVTCASMNGVSEEQEQPQSTGQAEHNGFPSSHSLSPSHPELQEHVIHSVVIESQSTEIVLNAIQSAVHKLAETEESAALESEESIKSVGKSPSDIIVPELLGSTQVDQQLPVKKEEIQSKEQELKQSGIVKTTTLTESAEIQAPVEKTKDTPLISDMLKDGQSQNSLTAVTSPEEISRGSVRLQKSTLEQSTSEDSTKDTVDIHTPKLREKEVGYIMEISDQHTRQQICRENEEQPYHPPVEDGKTQMWEDDSCQEGTSCDRQSQNSVALTP; encoded by the exons ATGCTGGGGACAGTGACGATGGCGG TTGGACAAACAGAACATTCCAGTGTAACTGTGAAGGAAGACAGTGAAACTATGGAGACAAATCCATCTGACTCGGGCACCAAGGATGGTGTAGATGCCGAGAAGGAGGATGCTCATTCAATTAAGCAGTTGCCAGCTTTGGAAGAAGTTGCAGAAGACCAGGTGGCAGAGCCACAGTCTTATGATCTGGGTtttaaaaaggtttttaaaTTTGTTGGGTTCAGATTCACAGTGAAGAaggaaaagacaggaaaatcAGAACCAGTTCAGCTGCTTACTGtgaaaaaggaaacacaggTCCCTGAAGGAGCTGATGATCAAAAAGAAGTTGCCTCAGAAGAAACAGCAGTGCCTGAGGATGTACCCTCTGCAGAAGACAATACCAAAGATACATTGAAAAACGAAAAAACAGATGATGAATCTCCTAAAATACCAGAAGCAACTGAGATTTGTTCTCAGCCAGTTGCCTTAGCCACCGAAACTGCATCACCATTAAGAAAACTTTTTACTCAAGGATGGACTGgatttagaaaaaagaaaagttttaggAAGCCTAAAGAAGATGAACAACAGTCTCCTGtgaaggaagaggagaaagaaaaagaggagacAACATTAACAACTGAAATCAGTGAAAAGGAGGAGAAACCCGAGTCTGAGAAGCAAGATGAAGAGAGAAGTGTGACAGCAGTAACTGTTGAAGCACACGAAAAGGAGCAAACTGAAGGTGAAATGCAGGAGTCTGAAAAGGCAGCCACAGGGGTAGAAGGAAGTGAAAAGAAAGAGGCAGACAAGCACGATGAGCAGGGACAAAAAGAGgaccaggcagcagcagctgtaaaagaaagtgcagagggaaaaaaagatgaTCAAGAAAGGAAAGTGGTGGAAGTCCCCGAAAATCTTggtgaagaggaagaaaaaactgAAGAAGGGGAGAAAGAAGGTGAGGTGACAGAGAAACTACTAAAAACAAAGTCAGTGGTACCTCTTGTCACTGACAGTGTGAACGGAGAATTGACAACATCCTCAGAAGGCCTACCTGTGGGAGAAAAACTGGAGTCAATGGAAAATCATGAAAGAGATGACAGAACTGAAATAGCCTCTGAAGAGACATGTGAAACAGGATCTGTGGCAATGGAAATTTCTAGTGATCAGCTTAGAAAAtctgaaggaagagaaggaagtaAACATGCTCTACTTGGGAAGGAGACATTAGATGAAAAAACAGAGGAAGCAGAATTAAAGATGTCACCCACAGCAGATGATGTTGCACAGGGAGAAACTCTGGACAGAAccacagagaagaaagaaagcaaagaacATGAAACAAAATCATCTCTGAGTGCTCCTGAATCGAAGTCCTTTTCTACTTCTGAACAATCAGTTGACACAGAGGATAATCAACAGTCAGTCAAACCTGCTGCTGAAGGACTACAGGGAAAACCTGGCACAGATACAACTGattctgtcaaaccagatgaaACAACCATGGAAGTAACTTCTGAAGAGGCAGCTGGAAAGAGACCTCCAGAAGGTATCACAAATGAAGCAGAACTCCTGTCTTCTCAAGAGAAGACTAAACTACAAGGTAGCCCTTTAAAGAAACTCTTTACAGGTACTGGATTGAAAAAACTGTCTGGAAAGAAGCAGAAAGGTAAAAGAGAAGAATCTAAGTTAGGGGAACAGGGTGAACCAATTCAGCACTTATCAGATTCCCCAGATagcccagaggaacaaaagggGGAGAGTTCTGCTTCTTCTCCTGAGGAGATGAATGAAATTCCCTCTTTGGAAAAATCTGAAGATGGAATGCAGGGCACTGAAAGTGAAGATGCCACAATTCCAGATGTGGAGCGAAAAAGAGAAACTGTTACACCTTGGGCATCATTTAAAAAGATGGTGACTCCCAAGAAACGTGTCAGAAGGCCTTCTGAAAGTgataaagaagaagaaattgaTAAGACAAAGACTGTTGCAGTATCTGCGACTGAAAATGTTGTTGATGAGAATCAGGGAGAAATACAAGAAAATGGGATTGACCAGAAACCAGAGAAAATTGCAGAAGAGCCCAAAAGAAAAGTTGACACCTCTGTCTCCTGGGAAACTTTCATATGTGTAGGTTCTTCAAAGAAAAGAGCCAGGAAGTCATCATCATCTGATGAAGAAAGCCAAAAAGTAGAAGAATCTGGACAGAGCAAAGAAACAGCAACAGATGCAGTTCTTACTAGCTCTCAGGAGAGTGATCAAGGACAAGGGAATTCTTCCCCAGAACAAGCTGGAAGTCCATCTGAAAGTGAAGGTATTTCAACATGGGAATCTTTTAAAAGGTTAGTTACTCCAAGAAGGAGATCCAAAACCAGAATGGAGGAGAGAAGTGAAGACTCTGTGGTGGGATCTAGCCTGGAGCATTCAACATCTGATGGTGAGCCTGGAAAAGATGAATCATGGGTTCCATTTAGAAAACTGATGCCTGGGCGCAGGAAGAAAAAGTCAGATGGAAAGCCAGAACCAGCTCATCTTAAACAAGCAAGAGAAGACATGGCAGAAACAGCTGAGGAAGATTCTGATGTTCCAGCTGTTGTTCCTTTATCTGAATATGAAGCAGCAGAACAGGAGAAAATGGAAGCTCAACGAGCAAAAGATGCTGAAGCAATGAGAGAACAAACCTCAGAGGAAGAGAGAGCAGAAAAGTTAGAGGAGACTCTAAGGATGGGGCAAGGATCAGAAGGGCTAGTACATGCAGTTGCTGTTACCATTGTGGAAGAAGAAAGGGCAGTGAGCAGCATTGAGGAAAGGTCACCATCATGGATATCTGCTGCTCTGACAGAGTGCATTGAGCAGGTgagagaagaggaagagaaagaaactcAGAAAACAGCTGAACCATGTGTTACTGTGGAGGATGCAGTGGTAGCTGCTGAGACAGTGCCAGAGACTAGAAAAGATGCAAGTGATGACACCACAGCAAGTGAGCTGGAGCTAACCTCTGAAGCTGTGACTGCTCTGGAGACAGCAGAACCTTCCTGTGCTGAAGAGACCATGGAAGTGTCCCTTGCTGAGGAGACAACTGAGATGGTTTCTGCTGTTTCACAGTTAGAAACCCCAGATACTACAGAGGAAGCTACACCAGTTCAAGAAGTAGAGGCCACTGAACAAAATTTGAAAGAATTGGACAAACAGACGCAAAAAGTTCTTCATGAAGTTGCTGAAAGAGTAAAGTCAGATGTAACACAGCTGGTTAGTGAACGAGCTGTGACAGAAACTATAATTACAGCAGTACAGGGACTTGAGTCAGAAGTGAAAGGTGGTGCTAAAGATGGGAACGTTGCCAGCCAGGAAACCATTCTGCTTGAGCAGTCCTTGGAAAAAGAACACAAAGAGGATGGCCCCCAGCAAAGTGCAGGGAGCATTCAGGGCCAAAAGAGAGTTGAAGAGAGCGTATTACCTGAAGGTTCAGAGAAAAGTGAAGTACCTTCTGTGATGGAAGAAAGCACAGATGGATGTCAAGGATGTGTGGAAGACCATAAAGAAGTAAATGAAGTGCAGAGGACAACAGAGGAAACTTTATCACACGACAAAGAGTTTCACAGTGTCAAAGCTACTACTCCCAAGGAAGAGCTGTTTGCAATCCAGGAGCCTTCAGAACAAGAGAAACTGCCTGTTACAGAGGATGATACGAGAGATGAATGTGCTCCAGAAGGAAAGCCTGCA GTTCAGGACAAGACAGAGGATGAAACCTCATCCTTGAGGCTTACAGCTGAAAAGCATGAAGGAGAGGGCAGAACACTCACTGTGGGACCAGAGTGCACAGAAGCAGTTGTCACTGTAGTCCCTGTTAAAACTGAGAAACAAGATGGAATTCCTGACTCAGAAGAGCAAGTTTGTACTAAAGGAGTTCCTAGCAGGACACCTGCCCTGGGAGAGGAAGATGATGCTGTGCACAATGGAGTAAAAAGCACAGAAGTCACTGTTCCTGAGGTTCTACTGGAGAGCAAGGGAAAAACCTCTGCCCTTCCTTCAAAAACAGTTGGCTCAGAAGCAGCTGCAGATGCTGAGCAGAGCATGAGCAATGGGTCTGACAGGGATATTGCAGCAAAAGATTCTGTGCCCGTCATAGAGCCACAATGCGGAGACAAAACAACTGAAACCCTCTCCAAGAGTGATGAAGCCAAAGGTGGAGAAGTGGAAGGTGCTGTGGTCAAATCTGAAACACGGTTGGAGAGCACTTCCATTGTTGCTGAGGCTCCCGTGCAGATTAAAGCAGATGGGGCATCTAATTTAGCATCAACATGTCCAGAGATTGTTGAAAATGGAAGTGCTGTTATCACTGATAAAAGTCCTCAGAAATGTGAAACACCCAGCAGTTTGGCTGGAGAAGAGACTGTGGGAAAAGGACAAGAACTTGAAGAAACCTTGAACTGTCAAGGTTTTCAGAAAGAAGATAAGAAAAATGAGCAATTGCTGGATGGAGCCAAAGAAGTATTTGAACATGGAAAACAGGAAGCTGTGAGACATGATGAATGTTCAACTGCTGTCCAGCAAGAGGAAGGCTCTGGCTCAGCCTTTCCACAGGCTCTGAAAGCACCtgtgcctccagcagctgcagcaggtggagAGCATGTTGTGGCAGAAACTGTGACACGCGCAGACGTGACAGCCAAAACTGTACAGCCCTTGGCAACAACACCAGAGCAAATGGCTTCTGAAGAGGTCCCAGTTTCTAATACTGACTGTtcaggctgtggcactgcagagctTGGTAGTGTGGAGGCACCCCAGCCTAGAGTAACTTGTGCTTCCATGAATGGAGTATCAGAGGagcaagagcagccccagagcacagggcaagCTGAACACAATGGTTTCCCTTCCAGTCACAGTCTGTCTCCCAGCCACCCAGAATTGCAGGAGCATGTTATTCACTCTGTGGTCATAGAGTCCCAGAGCACAGAAATTGTATTGAATGCTATCCAGTCAGCTGTTCATAAACTTGCAGAAACAGAAGAGTCAGCTGCCCTTGAGTCAGAGGAGAGCATTAAGTCTGTAGGGAAAAGCCCATCAGATATAATTGTACCTGAACTTCTGGGAAGTACACAGGTAGATCAACAGCTTCCAGTAAAAAAGGAAGAGATTCAGAGTAAAGAACAAGAGCTCAAGCAATCAGGAATAGTGAAAACTACTACCTTAACTGAGTCTGCAGAAATTCAAGCACCTGTGGAAAAAACAAAGGACACACCTTTGATTTCTGATATGCTGAAAGATGGGCAAAGTCAGAATTCTTTAACAGCCGTGACAAGCCCTGAAGAAATTTCAAGGGGAAGTGTGAGACTTCAGAAATCAACCCTAGAACAAAGTACTTCAGAAGATTCAACCAAAGACACCGTAGACATACACACACCAAAATTAAGGGAAAAAGAGGTTGGGTACATTATGGAAATCTCAGACCAGCATACAAGACAGCAAATAtgcagagaaaatgaagaaCAACCATATCATCCACCAGTGGAAGATGGGAAAACACAAATGTGGGAGGATGACAGTTGTCAAGAAGGAACATCTTGTGATAGACAAAGTCAGAACTCGGTGGCTCTGACGCCTTGA
- the AKAP12 gene encoding A-kinase anchor protein 12 isoform X1: MGAGSSAEPAAPQDGAGAAAEPPSTPPEPLPAEDAAESQPPAEPAKALNASLPVPDVSEDNLKDDASPQEPLQLGAVTASKEPGGQQSEVASALQEPPGEQTESAGANVGQTEHSSVTVKEDSETMETNPSDSGTKDGVDAEKEDAHSIKQLPALEEVAEDQVAEPQSYDLGFKKVFKFVGFRFTVKKEKTGKSEPVQLLTVKKETQVPEGADDQKEVASEETAVPEDVPSAEDNTKDTLKNEKTDDESPKIPEATEICSQPVALATETASPLRKLFTQGWTGFRKKKSFRKPKEDEQQSPVKEEEKEKEETTLTTEISEKEEKPESEKQDEERSVTAVTVEAHEKEQTEGEMQESEKAATGVEGSEKKEADKHDEQGQKEDQAAAAVKESAEGKKDDQERKVVEVPENLGEEEEKTEEGEKEGEVTEKLLKTKSVVPLVTDSVNGELTTSSEGLPVGEKLESMENHERDDRTEIASEETCETGSVAMEISSDQLRKSEGREGSKHALLGKETLDEKTEEAELKMSPTADDVAQGETLDRTTEKKESKEHETKSSLSAPESKSFSTSEQSVDTEDNQQSVKPAAEGLQGKPGTDTTDSVKPDETTMEVTSEEAAGKRPPEGITNEAELLSSQEKTKLQGSPLKKLFTGTGLKKLSGKKQKGKREESKLGEQGEPIQHLSDSPDSPEEQKGESSASSPEEMNEIPSLEKSEDGMQGTESEDATIPDVERKRETVTPWASFKKMVTPKKRVRRPSESDKEEEIDKTKTVAVSATENVVDENQGEIQENGIDQKPEKIAEEPKRKVDTSVSWETFICVGSSKKRARKSSSSDEESQKVEESGQSKETATDAVLTSSQESDQGQGNSSPEQAGSPSESEGISTWESFKRLVTPRRRSKTRMEERSEDSVVGSSLEHSTSDGEPGKDESWVPFRKLMPGRRKKKSDGKPEPAHLKQAREDMAETAEEDSDVPAVVPLSEYEAAEQEKMEAQRAKDAEAMREQTSEEERAEKLEETLRMGQGSEGLVHAVAVTIVEEERAVSSIEERSPSWISAALTECIEQVREEEEKETQKTAEPCVTVEDAVVAAETVPETRKDASDDTTASELELTSEAVTALETAEPSCAEETMEVSLAEETTEMVSAVSQLETPDTTEEATPVQEVEATEQNLKELDKQTQKVLHEVAERVKSDVTQLVSERAVTETIITAVQGLESEVKGGAKDGNVASQETILLEQSLEKEHKEDGPQQSAGSIQGQKRVEESVLPEGSEKSEVPSVMEESTDGCQGCVEDHKEVNEVQRTTEETLSHDKEFHSVKATTPKEELFAIQEPSEQEKLPVTEDDTRDECAPEGKPAVQDKTEDETSSLRLTAEKHEGEGRTLTVGPECTEAVVTVVPVKTEKQDGIPDSEEQVCTKGVPSRTPALGEEDDAVHNGVKSTEVTVPEVLLESKGKTSALPSKTVGSEAAADAEQSMSNGSDRDIAAKDSVPVIEPQCGDKTTETLSKSDEAKGGEVEGAVVKSETRLESTSIVAEAPVQIKADGASNLASTCPEIVENGSAVITDKSPQKCETPSSLAGEETVGKGQELEETLNCQGFQKEDKKNEQLLDGAKEVFEHGKQEAVRHDECSTAVQQEEGSGSAFPQALKAPVPPAAAAGGEHVVAETVTRADVTAKTVQPLATTPEQMASEEVPVSNTDCSGCGTAELGSVEAPQPRVTCASMNGVSEEQEQPQSTGQAEHNGFPSSHSLSPSHPELQEHVIHSVVIESQSTEIVLNAIQSAVHKLAETEESAALESEESIKSVGKSPSDIIVPELLGSTQVDQQLPVKKEEIQSKEQELKQSGIVKTTTLTESAEIQAPVEKTKDTPLISDMLKDGQSQNSLTAVTSPEEISRGSVRLQKSTLEQSTSEDSTKDTVDIHTPKLREKEVGYIMEISDQHTRQQICRENEEQPYHPPVEDGKTQMWEDDSCQEGTSCDRQSQNSVALTP; encoded by the exons TTGGACAAACAGAACATTCCAGTGTAACTGTGAAGGAAGACAGTGAAACTATGGAGACAAATCCATCTGACTCGGGCACCAAGGATGGTGTAGATGCCGAGAAGGAGGATGCTCATTCAATTAAGCAGTTGCCAGCTTTGGAAGAAGTTGCAGAAGACCAGGTGGCAGAGCCACAGTCTTATGATCTGGGTtttaaaaaggtttttaaaTTTGTTGGGTTCAGATTCACAGTGAAGAaggaaaagacaggaaaatcAGAACCAGTTCAGCTGCTTACTGtgaaaaaggaaacacaggTCCCTGAAGGAGCTGATGATCAAAAAGAAGTTGCCTCAGAAGAAACAGCAGTGCCTGAGGATGTACCCTCTGCAGAAGACAATACCAAAGATACATTGAAAAACGAAAAAACAGATGATGAATCTCCTAAAATACCAGAAGCAACTGAGATTTGTTCTCAGCCAGTTGCCTTAGCCACCGAAACTGCATCACCATTAAGAAAACTTTTTACTCAAGGATGGACTGgatttagaaaaaagaaaagttttaggAAGCCTAAAGAAGATGAACAACAGTCTCCTGtgaaggaagaggagaaagaaaaagaggagacAACATTAACAACTGAAATCAGTGAAAAGGAGGAGAAACCCGAGTCTGAGAAGCAAGATGAAGAGAGAAGTGTGACAGCAGTAACTGTTGAAGCACACGAAAAGGAGCAAACTGAAGGTGAAATGCAGGAGTCTGAAAAGGCAGCCACAGGGGTAGAAGGAAGTGAAAAGAAAGAGGCAGACAAGCACGATGAGCAGGGACAAAAAGAGgaccaggcagcagcagctgtaaaagaaagtgcagagggaaaaaaagatgaTCAAGAAAGGAAAGTGGTGGAAGTCCCCGAAAATCTTggtgaagaggaagaaaaaactgAAGAAGGGGAGAAAGAAGGTGAGGTGACAGAGAAACTACTAAAAACAAAGTCAGTGGTACCTCTTGTCACTGACAGTGTGAACGGAGAATTGACAACATCCTCAGAAGGCCTACCTGTGGGAGAAAAACTGGAGTCAATGGAAAATCATGAAAGAGATGACAGAACTGAAATAGCCTCTGAAGAGACATGTGAAACAGGATCTGTGGCAATGGAAATTTCTAGTGATCAGCTTAGAAAAtctgaaggaagagaaggaagtaAACATGCTCTACTTGGGAAGGAGACATTAGATGAAAAAACAGAGGAAGCAGAATTAAAGATGTCACCCACAGCAGATGATGTTGCACAGGGAGAAACTCTGGACAGAAccacagagaagaaagaaagcaaagaacATGAAACAAAATCATCTCTGAGTGCTCCTGAATCGAAGTCCTTTTCTACTTCTGAACAATCAGTTGACACAGAGGATAATCAACAGTCAGTCAAACCTGCTGCTGAAGGACTACAGGGAAAACCTGGCACAGATACAACTGattctgtcaaaccagatgaaACAACCATGGAAGTAACTTCTGAAGAGGCAGCTGGAAAGAGACCTCCAGAAGGTATCACAAATGAAGCAGAACTCCTGTCTTCTCAAGAGAAGACTAAACTACAAGGTAGCCCTTTAAAGAAACTCTTTACAGGTACTGGATTGAAAAAACTGTCTGGAAAGAAGCAGAAAGGTAAAAGAGAAGAATCTAAGTTAGGGGAACAGGGTGAACCAATTCAGCACTTATCAGATTCCCCAGATagcccagaggaacaaaagggGGAGAGTTCTGCTTCTTCTCCTGAGGAGATGAATGAAATTCCCTCTTTGGAAAAATCTGAAGATGGAATGCAGGGCACTGAAAGTGAAGATGCCACAATTCCAGATGTGGAGCGAAAAAGAGAAACTGTTACACCTTGGGCATCATTTAAAAAGATGGTGACTCCCAAGAAACGTGTCAGAAGGCCTTCTGAAAGTgataaagaagaagaaattgaTAAGACAAAGACTGTTGCAGTATCTGCGACTGAAAATGTTGTTGATGAGAATCAGGGAGAAATACAAGAAAATGGGATTGACCAGAAACCAGAGAAAATTGCAGAAGAGCCCAAAAGAAAAGTTGACACCTCTGTCTCCTGGGAAACTTTCATATGTGTAGGTTCTTCAAAGAAAAGAGCCAGGAAGTCATCATCATCTGATGAAGAAAGCCAAAAAGTAGAAGAATCTGGACAGAGCAAAGAAACAGCAACAGATGCAGTTCTTACTAGCTCTCAGGAGAGTGATCAAGGACAAGGGAATTCTTCCCCAGAACAAGCTGGAAGTCCATCTGAAAGTGAAGGTATTTCAACATGGGAATCTTTTAAAAGGTTAGTTACTCCAAGAAGGAGATCCAAAACCAGAATGGAGGAGAGAAGTGAAGACTCTGTGGTGGGATCTAGCCTGGAGCATTCAACATCTGATGGTGAGCCTGGAAAAGATGAATCATGGGTTCCATTTAGAAAACTGATGCCTGGGCGCAGGAAGAAAAAGTCAGATGGAAAGCCAGAACCAGCTCATCTTAAACAAGCAAGAGAAGACATGGCAGAAACAGCTGAGGAAGATTCTGATGTTCCAGCTGTTGTTCCTTTATCTGAATATGAAGCAGCAGAACAGGAGAAAATGGAAGCTCAACGAGCAAAAGATGCTGAAGCAATGAGAGAACAAACCTCAGAGGAAGAGAGAGCAGAAAAGTTAGAGGAGACTCTAAGGATGGGGCAAGGATCAGAAGGGCTAGTACATGCAGTTGCTGTTACCATTGTGGAAGAAGAAAGGGCAGTGAGCAGCATTGAGGAAAGGTCACCATCATGGATATCTGCTGCTCTGACAGAGTGCATTGAGCAGGTgagagaagaggaagagaaagaaactcAGAAAACAGCTGAACCATGTGTTACTGTGGAGGATGCAGTGGTAGCTGCTGAGACAGTGCCAGAGACTAGAAAAGATGCAAGTGATGACACCACAGCAAGTGAGCTGGAGCTAACCTCTGAAGCTGTGACTGCTCTGGAGACAGCAGAACCTTCCTGTGCTGAAGAGACCATGGAAGTGTCCCTTGCTGAGGAGACAACTGAGATGGTTTCTGCTGTTTCACAGTTAGAAACCCCAGATACTACAGAGGAAGCTACACCAGTTCAAGAAGTAGAGGCCACTGAACAAAATTTGAAAGAATTGGACAAACAGACGCAAAAAGTTCTTCATGAAGTTGCTGAAAGAGTAAAGTCAGATGTAACACAGCTGGTTAGTGAACGAGCTGTGACAGAAACTATAATTACAGCAGTACAGGGACTTGAGTCAGAAGTGAAAGGTGGTGCTAAAGATGGGAACGTTGCCAGCCAGGAAACCATTCTGCTTGAGCAGTCCTTGGAAAAAGAACACAAAGAGGATGGCCCCCAGCAAAGTGCAGGGAGCATTCAGGGCCAAAAGAGAGTTGAAGAGAGCGTATTACCTGAAGGTTCAGAGAAAAGTGAAGTACCTTCTGTGATGGAAGAAAGCACAGATGGATGTCAAGGATGTGTGGAAGACCATAAAGAAGTAAATGAAGTGCAGAGGACAACAGAGGAAACTTTATCACACGACAAAGAGTTTCACAGTGTCAAAGCTACTACTCCCAAGGAAGAGCTGTTTGCAATCCAGGAGCCTTCAGAACAAGAGAAACTGCCTGTTACAGAGGATGATACGAGAGATGAATGTGCTCCAGAAGGAAAGCCTGCA GTTCAGGACAAGACAGAGGATGAAACCTCATCCTTGAGGCTTACAGCTGAAAAGCATGAAGGAGAGGGCAGAACACTCACTGTGGGACCAGAGTGCACAGAAGCAGTTGTCACTGTAGTCCCTGTTAAAACTGAGAAACAAGATGGAATTCCTGACTCAGAAGAGCAAGTTTGTACTAAAGGAGTTCCTAGCAGGACACCTGCCCTGGGAGAGGAAGATGATGCTGTGCACAATGGAGTAAAAAGCACAGAAGTCACTGTTCCTGAGGTTCTACTGGAGAGCAAGGGAAAAACCTCTGCCCTTCCTTCAAAAACAGTTGGCTCAGAAGCAGCTGCAGATGCTGAGCAGAGCATGAGCAATGGGTCTGACAGGGATATTGCAGCAAAAGATTCTGTGCCCGTCATAGAGCCACAATGCGGAGACAAAACAACTGAAACCCTCTCCAAGAGTGATGAAGCCAAAGGTGGAGAAGTGGAAGGTGCTGTGGTCAAATCTGAAACACGGTTGGAGAGCACTTCCATTGTTGCTGAGGCTCCCGTGCAGATTAAAGCAGATGGGGCATCTAATTTAGCATCAACATGTCCAGAGATTGTTGAAAATGGAAGTGCTGTTATCACTGATAAAAGTCCTCAGAAATGTGAAACACCCAGCAGTTTGGCTGGAGAAGAGACTGTGGGAAAAGGACAAGAACTTGAAGAAACCTTGAACTGTCAAGGTTTTCAGAAAGAAGATAAGAAAAATGAGCAATTGCTGGATGGAGCCAAAGAAGTATTTGAACATGGAAAACAGGAAGCTGTGAGACATGATGAATGTTCAACTGCTGTCCAGCAAGAGGAAGGCTCTGGCTCAGCCTTTCCACAGGCTCTGAAAGCACCtgtgcctccagcagctgcagcaggtggagAGCATGTTGTGGCAGAAACTGTGACACGCGCAGACGTGACAGCCAAAACTGTACAGCCCTTGGCAACAACACCAGAGCAAATGGCTTCTGAAGAGGTCCCAGTTTCTAATACTGACTGTtcaggctgtggcactgcagagctTGGTAGTGTGGAGGCACCCCAGCCTAGAGTAACTTGTGCTTCCATGAATGGAGTATCAGAGGagcaagagcagccccagagcacagggcaagCTGAACACAATGGTTTCCCTTCCAGTCACAGTCTGTCTCCCAGCCACCCAGAATTGCAGGAGCATGTTATTCACTCTGTGGTCATAGAGTCCCAGAGCACAGAAATTGTATTGAATGCTATCCAGTCAGCTGTTCATAAACTTGCAGAAACAGAAGAGTCAGCTGCCCTTGAGTCAGAGGAGAGCATTAAGTCTGTAGGGAAAAGCCCATCAGATATAATTGTACCTGAACTTCTGGGAAGTACACAGGTAGATCAACAGCTTCCAGTAAAAAAGGAAGAGATTCAGAGTAAAGAACAAGAGCTCAAGCAATCAGGAATAGTGAAAACTACTACCTTAACTGAGTCTGCAGAAATTCAAGCACCTGTGGAAAAAACAAAGGACACACCTTTGATTTCTGATATGCTGAAAGATGGGCAAAGTCAGAATTCTTTAACAGCCGTGACAAGCCCTGAAGAAATTTCAAGGGGAAGTGTGAGACTTCAGAAATCAACCCTAGAACAAAGTACTTCAGAAGATTCAACCAAAGACACCGTAGACATACACACACCAAAATTAAGGGAAAAAGAGGTTGGGTACATTATGGAAATCTCAGACCAGCATACAAGACAGCAAATAtgcagagaaaatgaagaaCAACCATATCATCCACCAGTGGAAGATGGGAAAACACAAATGTGGGAGGATGACAGTTGTCAAGAAGGAACATCTTGTGATAGACAAAGTCAGAACTCGGTGGCTCTGACGCCTTGA